From one Suricata suricatta isolate VVHF042 chromosome 8, meerkat_22Aug2017_6uvM2_HiC, whole genome shotgun sequence genomic stretch:
- the TMEM159 gene encoding promethin isoform X5, translated as MAKEEPPSTSKDLQELQRKLSLLIESIQNNSKVVAFMKSPVGQYLDRHPFLALTMLVFVAVSAVPVGFFLLLVVLTSLAALVGVILLEDY; from the exons ATGGCAAAAGAAGAGCCCCCGAGTACCTCAAAGGATTTGCAGGAGCTGCAGAGGAAGCTGTCTTTGCTGATAGAGTCTATCCAGAATAACTCAAAG GTGGTTGCCTTTATGAAGTCTCCAGTGGGTCAGTACCTGGACAGGCATCCTTTTTTGGCCCTCACTATGCTGGTGTTTGTTGCTGTGTCGGCCGTTCCTGTTGGATTCTTCCTACTCCTTGTGGTGCTTACCTCCCTGGCTGCTCTTGTCGGAGTCATTTTACTGGAAG
- the TMEM159 gene encoding promethin isoform X3, with product MAKEEPPSTSKDLQELQRKLSLLIESIQNNSKVVAFMKSPVGQYLDRHPFLALTMLVFVAVSAVPVGFFLLLVVLTSLAALVGVILLEGLVISVGGLSLLCVLCGLSFVSVIMSGTIMVSYVMVSSLVNYWFSPRGLLVLNCMSTGKK from the exons ATGGCAAAAGAAGAGCCCCCGAGTACCTCAAAGGATTTGCAGGAGCTGCAGAGGAAGCTGTCTTTGCTGATAGAGTCTATCCAGAATAACTCAAAG GTGGTTGCCTTTATGAAGTCTCCAGTGGGTCAGTACCTGGACAGGCATCCTTTTTTGGCCCTCACTATGCTGGTGTTTGTTGCTGTGTCGGCCGTTCCTGTTGGATTCTTCCTACTCCTTGTGGTGCTTACCTCCCTGGCTGCTCTTGTCGGAGTCATTTTACTGGAAG GACTGGTCATCTCTGTGGGCGGCCTCTCACTGCTTTGTGTCCTCTGTGGCTTGAGCTTTGTGTCAGTCATCATGTCGGGGACAATCATGGTGTCCTACGTGATGGTCTCCAGCCTTGTCAACTACTGGTTTTCTCCCAG
- the TMEM159 gene encoding promethin isoform X4, with protein sequence MAKEEPPSTSKDLQELQRKLSLLIESIQNNSKVVAFMKSPVGQYLDRHPFLALTMLVFVAVSAVPVGFFLLLVVLTSLAALVGVILLEGLVISVGGLSLLCVLCGLSFVSVIMSGTIMVSYVMVSSLVNYWFSPR encoded by the exons ATGGCAAAAGAAGAGCCCCCGAGTACCTCAAAGGATTTGCAGGAGCTGCAGAGGAAGCTGTCTTTGCTGATAGAGTCTATCCAGAATAACTCAAAG GTGGTTGCCTTTATGAAGTCTCCAGTGGGTCAGTACCTGGACAGGCATCCTTTTTTGGCCCTCACTATGCTGGTGTTTGTTGCTGTGTCGGCCGTTCCTGTTGGATTCTTCCTACTCCTTGTGGTGCTTACCTCCCTGGCTGCTCTTGTCGGAGTCATTTTACTGGAAG GACTGGTCATCTCTGTGGGCGGCCTCTCACTGCTTTGTGTCCTCTGTGGCTTGAGCTTTGTGTCAGTCATCATGTCGGGGACAATCATGGTGTCCTACGTGATGGTCTCCAGCCTTGTCAACTACTGGTTTTCTCCCAG
- the TMEM159 gene encoding promethin isoform X2 encodes MAKEEPPSTSKDLQELQRKLSLLIESIQNNSKVVAFMKSPVGQYLDRHPFLALTMLVFVAVSAVPVGFFLLLVVLTSLAALVGVILLEGLVISVGGLSLLCVLCGLSFVSVIMSGTIMVSYVMVSSLVNYWFSPSIGGRKRNCPTLFHDANEILTLKDSM; translated from the exons ATGGCAAAAGAAGAGCCCCCGAGTACCTCAAAGGATTTGCAGGAGCTGCAGAGGAAGCTGTCTTTGCTGATAGAGTCTATCCAGAATAACTCAAAG GTGGTTGCCTTTATGAAGTCTCCAGTGGGTCAGTACCTGGACAGGCATCCTTTTTTGGCCCTCACTATGCTGGTGTTTGTTGCTGTGTCGGCCGTTCCTGTTGGATTCTTCCTACTCCTTGTGGTGCTTACCTCCCTGGCTGCTCTTGTCGGAGTCATTTTACTGGAAG GACTGGTCATCTCTGTGGGCGGCCTCTCACTGCTTTGTGTCCTCTGTGGCTTGAGCTTTGTGTCAGTCATCATGTCGGGGACAATCATGGTGTCCTACGTGATGGTCTCCAGCCTTGTCAACTACTGGTTTTCTCCCAG cataggaggaagaaagaggaactgTCCAACTTTATTCCATGATGCAAATGAGATCTTGACCTTAAAAGATAGCATGTga